The DNA sequence GCACCAGGCGCTCGAGGACGGCTGGGAGGCCAAGGACGTCTGGCGCGGGGTCTGCGCCGCGATGGAGATCCCTGAGGGCAAGCGCTGAGCGGCCCTTCGGACGCTCCGGCCGCACCAGGTTCCCGGGGTGGCCGGATTTCTTCTTCCGATGTACGCCACACTTGGCCAGTGGCCCCGACCGAAGAGACGTTCTCCCCCGACGCCGACGACACCCCGAGCGCCGCTCGGGCCTCCTCGGATTCCCCGCAACAGCCCGCGCTCATGCCGCGCTGGCTGCCGCGCGCCATGGTGCTCGCCCTCGCCCTGGTGGCCTGTTACCGGCTTGCGACCTGGGCCTTCGATCAGCTGACCGGGCTGTTGCTGAACATCCTGATCGCGTTCTTCCTGGCGCTCGCGATCGAACCGGCCGTGGACCGGATGGCCGCCCGCGGCATGCGCCGGGGGCTGGCCACGGCGCTGGTCTTTCTCGCCATCCTCATCGGCACCGCGGGCTTCTTCACCCTGCTCGGCTCGATGCTCGCCGACCAGATCATGACCATGGTCCAGGACTTCCCGCAGTACCTCGACAATCTGGTCAGCTGGATCAACGACACGTTCCACACGCATCTGTCGCGTCTGGAGATCCAGGACAGCCTGCTGCACTCCGACTGGCTCCAGAGCTACGTCAAGAACAGCGCCGACAACGTCCTGGACGTCTCCGCACAGGTGCTCGGCGGGTTGTTCAAGGTGCTGACGGTAACCCTGTTCGCCTTCTACTTCGCCGCCGACGGGCCCCGGCTGCGCCGTGCCCTGTGCTCGGTGCTGCCGCCGACCCGGCAGGTCGAGGTGTTGCGCGCCTGGGAGATCGCGGTGGCCAAGACCGGCGGCTACATCTACTCCCGCGGGCTGATGGCCCTGATCTCCGGTGTGGCCCACTACATCCTGCTGGAGGCCCTGGGCGTGCCCTACGCCCCGGCGCTCGCCGTCTGGGTGGGGCTGATCTCGCAGTTCATCCCGACCATCGGCACCTACCTGGCCGGGGCCCTGCCGATGCTGATCGCGTTCACGATCGAGCCCTGGTACGCGCTGTGGGTCCTGGTCTTCGTCGTGATCTACCAGCAGTTCGAGAACTATCTGCTCCAGCCGAGGATCACCGCGAGGACGGTGGACATCCACCCGGCCGTCTCCTTCGGATCGGTGATAGCGGGCACCGCGCTGCTGGGCGCGGTGGGCGCGCTGATCGCGATTCCGGCGACCGCGACGCTGCAGGCGTTCCTCGGCGCGTACATCAAGCGCTACGACGTGACCGACGATCTGCGGGTGCACGGGCGCACGCGGCGGCGCGGCGCGTCGGCCCTCGCGCGGATGCGCGCCGCACTGGCGCGGCGCAGTTGACACAAAAATCGAACATCCATTCTTATGGAGGCCCGGCAGGTTATCCACAGGCCGAGGACGTCCGGGCCGCTTGTCAGTGGCAGGCGCTAGCGTCATGGACGTGAAGCGATCGACTCAAGCAAACCGGGTGGGACCCATGGCAGGAACCGACCGCGAGAAGGCGCTCGACGCCGCGCTCGCACAGATTGAACGGCAATTCGGCAAGGGCGCCGTGATGCGCATGGGCGAGCGGCCGAACGAGCCGGTCGAGGTCATCCCCACCGGGTCGACCGCTCTCGACGTCGCCCTCGGCGTCGGCGGTCTGCCGCGTGGCCGGGTGGTCGAGGTCTACGGCCCCGAGTCCTCCGGTAAGACGACCCTGACCCTGCACGCGGTGGCCAACGCCCAGCGGGCCGGCGGCACCGTCGCCTTCGTGGACGCGGAGCACGCCCTCGACCCGGACTACGCGCAGAAGCTGGGCGTGGACACCGATTCCCTGATCCTGTCCCAGCCGGACAACGGCGAGCAGGCGCTCGAGATCACCGACATGCTGATCCGCTCCGGCGCCCTGGACCTCATCGTCATCGACTCCGTGGCCGCGCTGGTGCCGCGTGCGGAGATCGAGGGCGAGATGGGCGACTCCCACGTCGGCCTCCAGGCCCGGCTGATGAGCCAGGCGCTCCGGAAGATCACGGGTGCGCTCAACCAGTCCAAGACCACCGCGATCTTCATCAACCAGCTCCGTGAGAAGGTCGGCGTGATGTTCGGCTCTCCGGAGACCACCACCGGTGGCCGGGCGCTGAAGTTCTACGCGTCGGTGCGGCTGGACATCCGCCGGATCGAGACGCTCAAGGACGGCACCGACGCGGTCGGCAACCGCACCCGCGTCAAGGTCGTCAAGAACAAGGTCGCGCCGCCCTTCAAGCAGGCCGAGTTCGACATCCTCTACGGCCAGGGCATCAGCCGCGAGGGCGGTCTGATCGACATGGGCGTCGAACACGGGTTCATCCGCAAGTCCGGTGCCTGGTACACCTACGAGGGCGATCAGCTCGGCCAGGGCAAGGAGAACGCCCGTAACTTCCTGAAGGACAACCCCGATCTCGCCAATGAGATCGAGAAGAAGATCAAGGAAAAGCTCGGCATCGGGGTGAAGCCCCAGGACCCGGCGGACGCGGAGCCCACCGCGGACGCGGCCGGTGCCGCGGGCGTGACCGCCGCCGCACCGGTGAAGGCCGCGGCAGCCCCGGCGGCCAAGTCCGGGGCGAAGGCGGCCAAGACCGCCGCGGCCAAGAGCTGATCCATGACACGGCGGACCGAATGGCCGGACAGCACGGGCCGTCCGGAGCGCCCGGACCGTCCGGACAGCGGCGCCCCCTCCTTGTCGAGGGCCGAGCAGGGGCCGCCGCCCGGCCCGGAGGAGCAGGCGCGGGCGATCTGCCTGCGCCTGCTCACCGGGACCCCACGCACCCGTAAGCAGCTCGCGGACGCGCTGCGCACCCGAGGCATCCCCGAGGACGCGGCGCAGGAGGTGCTGTCCCGGTTCGAGGACGTCGGGCTGATCGACGACGCGGCGTTCGCCGGGGCCTGGGTGGAATCCCGGCACCACAGCCGCGGGCTCGCCCGGCGGGCCCTCGCCCGTGAGCTGCGCACCAAGGGCGTGGACTCCGCCCTGATCGAGGACGCGGTGGGGCAGCTCGACTCCGATCAGGAGGAGCGGACCGCGCGTGAGCTGGTCGAACGCAAGCTGAGGGCGACGCGCGGCCTGGACCGGGACAAGCGGATCCGCCGCCTCGCCGGGATGCTGGCCCGCAAGGGCTACTCCGAGGGGCTGGCGCTGCGGGTGGTGCGGCGCGCGCTGGAGGAGGAGGGAGAGGACCCGGAGCTGCTGGAGCATCACCTCCCCGACCTTTGAGGTCTCCCCGGCCCCAAAGCCCCGAGACGTCGGTGAATCCGGAGACGCTGGTCGAGCCCGAGAAGCCGGTGGCCCCGGCCGATCCAGGGACCCGGTCAGACTGGAAGAGCGGTGTCCGGCCGCGCGTCATCCGGCCCGTGTGGGGGCCGGTGCACCGGGAGGCCCGCCGCGCGCCACGCCTGGAACCCACCGATCAAGTCGGTCGCCCGCTCCAGCCCCAGCCGGCGCAGTGAGACGGCAGCGAAGCTCGACGCGTACCCCTCGTTGCACACCACAACGACCCGCAGATCGTGGTGGGTGGCCTCGGGCAGCCGGTGGTCACACTGCGGGTCGAGCCGCCACTCCAGCTCGTTCCGCTCGACGATCAGCGCTCCCGGGATGGTGCCGTCGCGCTCCCGCAGCGCCGCATACCGTATGTCCACCAGCAGTGCGCCCTGGACCTGCGCCGCCGCGGCGTCGAGGGGCTCCAGCCGGTCGAGTTCCTCACGGGCCTCGGCCAGCAGCTCGTCCACGCTCCGCTTCGTCGTGCCCATCGGGTTATCCCCACTCCTCGGGCCGCTCGATCTGCTCCAGCCGCAGGGTCTGACCGGTGCGGCTGTAACGCCGCATGAGTGGCAGCGGCGGGTAGTAGGCGTGCACCGACACCGCATGCTCGGTGGCGGACGGATTGATCACCTCATGGACATGATGCGGCCCGAAGGCGCGGCCCCGCCCGGCGGGCAGCCGCCGCTCGCGGTCCACACCGTCGGCCAGTTCGAGGGTCTTCCATCCCCCGGTCGGAATGCGCGCCGCGAGGGACTGCTCGGTCAGCTCACCGGCCGCCGAGACGAAGGCGCCATGGGAGCCGCCGTGGTCGTGCCAGCCGGTGCCGGTACCCGGAGGCCAGCCGATCAGCCAGGCCTCGCTGCCGCCCGGCCCGTCGAGGCGCAGCCAGGTGCGGCCCTCCGGATCGAGCGGAAGCGAGGCGACGAGTTCGGCGTCGGCGGCGGTCCGGCGGGCGAAGTCGAGCAGCTCCGCGGCGCTGGGCGGAGCGGCCGAGCCGACTGCGGGGTTCGCGGCGAGGTCCGTGGAGGGGCGCACGGGAGCGGGAATGGACGTGGGTACGTCGGGCACAGGGAACCGTCCTGAGTGATCGCGAAAGAGGCGCGGGCGCACCGCGCGGGGCAGAAGCGGATCAACAGAACGGACGACAGACACAGCCCG is a window from the Streptomyces luomodiensis genome containing:
- a CDS encoding cysteine dioxygenase, with product MRPSTDLAANPAVGSAAPPSAAELLDFARRTAADAELVASLPLDPEGRTWLRLDGPGGSEAWLIGWPPGTGTGWHDHGGSHGAFVSAAGELTEQSLAARIPTGGWKTLELADGVDRERRLPAGRGRAFGPHHVHEVINPSATEHAVSVHAYYPPLPLMRRYSRTGQTLRLEQIERPEEWG
- the recX gene encoding recombination regulator RecX — translated: MTRRTEWPDSTGRPERPDRPDSGAPSLSRAEQGPPPGPEEQARAICLRLLTGTPRTRKQLADALRTRGIPEDAAQEVLSRFEDVGLIDDAAFAGAWVESRHHSRGLARRALARELRTKGVDSALIEDAVGQLDSDQEERTARELVERKLRATRGLDRDKRIRRLAGMLARKGYSEGLALRVVRRALEEEGEDPELLEHHLPDL
- a CDS encoding rhodanese-like domain-containing protein, with the translated sequence MGTTKRSVDELLAEAREELDRLEPLDAAAAQVQGALLVDIRYAALRERDGTIPGALIVERNELEWRLDPQCDHRLPEATHHDLRVVVVCNEGYASSFAAVSLRRLGLERATDLIGGFQAWRAAGLPVHRPPHGPDDARPDTALPV
- a CDS encoding AI-2E family transporter; amino-acid sequence: MAPTEETFSPDADDTPSAARASSDSPQQPALMPRWLPRAMVLALALVACYRLATWAFDQLTGLLLNILIAFFLALAIEPAVDRMAARGMRRGLATALVFLAILIGTAGFFTLLGSMLADQIMTMVQDFPQYLDNLVSWINDTFHTHLSRLEIQDSLLHSDWLQSYVKNSADNVLDVSAQVLGGLFKVLTVTLFAFYFAADGPRLRRALCSVLPPTRQVEVLRAWEIAVAKTGGYIYSRGLMALISGVAHYILLEALGVPYAPALAVWVGLISQFIPTIGTYLAGALPMLIAFTIEPWYALWVLVFVVIYQQFENYLLQPRITARTVDIHPAVSFGSVIAGTALLGAVGALIAIPATATLQAFLGAYIKRYDVTDDLRVHGRTRRRGASALARMRAALARRS
- the recA gene encoding recombinase RecA, with amino-acid sequence MAGTDREKALDAALAQIERQFGKGAVMRMGERPNEPVEVIPTGSTALDVALGVGGLPRGRVVEVYGPESSGKTTLTLHAVANAQRAGGTVAFVDAEHALDPDYAQKLGVDTDSLILSQPDNGEQALEITDMLIRSGALDLIVIDSVAALVPRAEIEGEMGDSHVGLQARLMSQALRKITGALNQSKTTAIFINQLREKVGVMFGSPETTTGGRALKFYASVRLDIRRIETLKDGTDAVGNRTRVKVVKNKVAPPFKQAEFDILYGQGISREGGLIDMGVEHGFIRKSGAWYTYEGDQLGQGKENARNFLKDNPDLANEIEKKIKEKLGIGVKPQDPADAEPTADAAGAAGVTAAAPVKAAAAPAAKSGAKAAKTAAAKS